Proteins from one Flammeovirgaceae bacterium genomic window:
- a CDS encoding gliding motility lipoprotein GldB — protein sequence MRIVPIFLAITAFLAGCKNGDEEKCAFIPDTSGKKVTVKVEQLEDSVTRFSSKEELVGFFSRNTVLRDVFFNRKAYPDDSVFINELYTRFNNPYFDSLLIDTHQVFGDLRGLKDELNEAFTNLAYYYPHVKTPKVKTVITGLESDIFVSDSLIIIGLDYYLGPGARYKPNMYDYMLRRYRKNFIVPSIMLLYGIDGQFNKTNLEDRTVLADMISYGKSYYFAKQMLPCVPDSVLIGYTAEELKGSRENSDLIWKRLVQDEVFYSTSHLIKQKYIAERPKTLEVGEKCPGRIATWVGWEVVKKYMAGHSGVGLPQLMQNPSAKEIFSESGYKPM from the coding sequence ATGAGGATTGTACCGATATTTCTTGCCATAACAGCGTTTTTGGCCGGCTGTAAAAACGGGGACGAGGAAAAATGCGCTTTTATCCCCGACACCTCCGGTAAAAAGGTGACGGTAAAGGTGGAGCAATTGGAAGACTCCGTCACCCGTTTTTCATCAAAAGAAGAACTGGTGGGGTTTTTTTCCAGGAATACCGTACTGCGCGATGTTTTTTTTAACAGGAAGGCCTATCCTGACGACTCCGTTTTCATAAATGAGCTATACACCAGGTTTAACAACCCCTATTTCGATTCTTTGTTGATCGACACGCACCAGGTGTTTGGCGACCTGCGCGGGCTGAAGGACGAACTCAACGAGGCTTTTACCAATCTTGCCTACTACTACCCCCACGTGAAAACCCCAAAAGTGAAAACGGTGATCACCGGTTTGGAGAGCGATATCTTTGTGTCCGACAGTTTGATCATCATCGGGCTGGACTATTACCTCGGCCCGGGCGCGCGGTACAAGCCCAATATGTACGACTATATGTTAAGAAGGTACAGGAAAAATTTTATCGTTCCATCAATCATGCTTCTGTATGGCATTGATGGGCAATTCAACAAAACCAATTTGGAAGACCGCACAGTGTTGGCCGATATGATCAGTTATGGAAAGAGCTACTACTTCGCCAAGCAAATGCTGCCCTGTGTGCCCGACAGTGTGTTGATAGGGTACACAGCGGAAGAGCTGAAGGGTTCCAGGGAAAACAGTGACCTGATCTGGAAGCGGTTGGTTCAGGACGAAGTGTTTTATTCCACCAGCCACCTGATAAAGCAAAAGTATATTGCCGAAAGGCCAAAGACGCTGGAGGTGGGCGAAAAATGCCCCGGCAGGATAGCCACCTGGGTAGGCTGGGAGGTGGTAAAAAAATATATGGCAGGGCACAGCGGGGTGGGCCTTCCCCAACTCATGCAAAACCCCAGCGCAAAGGAAATTTTTAGCGAATCCGGGTACAAGCCAATGTAA
- a CDS encoding glycosyltransferase family 4 protein produces the protein MKVLILHQHFKTPAGGGAIRSYYLAKALVHSGMEVVVITAHGHSYKKENVAGIEVHYLKVPYHNSFGFFRRSLSFIRFVLKSVKKAGEFKSARLCYAISVPLTVGLAARWIKKRYNIPYVFEVGDLWPDAPVQMGVVKGPFLKKLLYDLEHNTYQGAQSIVALSPAIRSAIEKKAPGKRIDLVPNMADTEFFHKATRDPRMEEKYQVKGKFVVSYIGAIGLANGLDYLIACAKASLHAGLPIHFIICGDGALKGHVAKEAKRLGLENLTLTGFTHRDGVNEIMNVTDAALISYLPVPILETGSPNKFFDALAAGKLVVVNFGGWIKKEIEENECGIHVDPRQPGDLIKKLEPFMSNRPLLERYQAHARSLAERKYSRKSLSVRFAHIITTAIPG, from the coding sequence GTGAAAGTCCTGATCCTGCACCAGCATTTTAAAACCCCTGCGGGCGGTGGCGCCATCCGGTCCTATTACCTGGCGAAGGCCCTGGTGCACAGCGGGATGGAAGTGGTGGTGATAACCGCCCACGGCCACTCCTACAAAAAGGAAAACGTGGCAGGCATTGAGGTCCACTACCTCAAAGTGCCTTATCACAACAGCTTTGGCTTCTTCAGGAGAAGCCTTTCTTTCATAAGGTTTGTCCTCAAATCGGTGAAAAAGGCGGGGGAATTCAAAAGTGCCCGGTTATGCTATGCCATCTCCGTGCCGTTGACCGTGGGGCTGGCCGCCAGGTGGATAAAAAAACGGTACAACATCCCCTATGTTTTTGAGGTGGGCGACCTGTGGCCGGATGCCCCGGTGCAAATGGGCGTGGTAAAGGGCCCTTTTCTTAAAAAGCTGCTCTACGACCTGGAGCACAATACCTACCAGGGCGCCCAGTCCATCGTGGCCCTATCGCCCGCCATTCGGTCCGCCATCGAAAAGAAAGCCCCCGGCAAAAGGATTGATTTGGTCCCCAACATGGCCGATACCGAATTCTTCCATAAGGCCACACGGGACCCCCGCATGGAAGAAAAATACCAGGTGAAAGGGAAGTTTGTGGTTTCCTATATTGGCGCCATCGGCCTGGCCAACGGGCTGGACTACCTCATTGCCTGTGCCAAGGCCTCGCTCCATGCAGGCCTGCCCATTCATTTTATAATATGTGGCGATGGGGCATTGAAGGGCCACGTTGCAAAAGAGGCCAAAAGGCTGGGGCTGGAAAACCTGACGCTGACGGGTTTTACCCACCGCGATGGGGTAAACGAAATAATGAACGTCACGGACGCAGCCTTGATCAGCTACCTGCCAGTGCCCATTTTGGAGACCGGCTCCCCCAATAAATTTTTTGATGCCCTCGCTGCCGGGAAATTGGTCGTTGTCAATTTTGGGGGATGGATCAAAAAGGAAATAGAAGAAAACGAGTGCGGCATCCACGTGGACCCACGCCAGCCGGGGGACCTGATAAAGAAACTGGAACCTTTTATGTCCAACAGGCCATTGCTTGAGCGCTACCAGGCCCATGCCCGGTCGCTGGCGGAAAGGAAGTATTCGAGAAAAAGTTTGTCCGTCCGTTTTGCCCACATCATCACCACGGCCATCCCAGGTTGA